The segment TGGAATGCAAGGGAACAAAGAGTTTCTTGTGGAGGTTTTGATGCTAAGCCTTTTGCACCATCAAAACCTTGTCAATCTCATTGGCTATTGTGCAGATGGTGATCAAAGACTCTTAGTCTATGAGTACATGCCTTTGGGATCCCTCGAAGATCATCTTCTTGGCAAGTATCCAAAAAcgagtttaaaattttcatattctcACGCTAATTTCTCCgtcctttaatttttcaagattatcgtgagatcccatatcggttcgagaggagaacgaaacattctttataagggtgtggaaacctctccttaacagacccattttaaaaaccttgagaggaatcCGAAAGGGacaacccaaagaggacaatatgtttTATcagtgagcttgggttgttacaattaAGAAGGGTGACGTCAAACGCTACACCCTGAAAGCCGTACAAACACAAATTTTCGTTATTaacgtgagatcccatatcagttggagaggagaacgaaacattcttcataagggtgttgaaacctctcgttagcagacccattttaaaaactttgagagcaAGTCTGAAAgtgaaaatccaaagagaacaatatctaatagcggtgagcttgggttgttataatTAAGAAGGGTGACGTCAAACGCCACACCCTGAAAGCCCAAAACACATGTTTTTGTtggtgagcttgggttgttacaattaAGAAGGGTGACGTCAAACGCCACACCTTGAAAGCCCAAAACACATTGTGATGCGCACACACATGTTTTCGTTGGTGCATAAGCTAAATGTAGTGTCTCGATTTCGTACCTTTTTGCCCATGTGGTCTATTTTTTCGATAATCTAAACCATACTTCAAATGAACAGATACCACACGTGAAATGGGTTAGCTATAAATAAGCTTTATAAGTAGCTCACAAAATGGGCATtgattatatatttgtttgataTGACATTATAGACCTTCCAGCTGATACAAAGGCATTGGATTGGGCAACAAGGTTGAAAGTAGCGTTGGGAACAGCAAAAGGATTAGAATACTTACACGACAAAGCCAACCCACCAGTGATATACAGAGATTTGAAGGCATCAAACATTCTATTAGACAATGATTTCAATGCAAAGCTGTCGGATTTTGGTCTGGCAAAGCTCGGGCCTGTCGGGGACAATTCCCATGTTTCCTCCCGAGTTATGGGAACCTATGGATATTGTGCTCCTGAGTATCAAAAAACCGGACAACTCACGCTCAAATCCGACGTCTACAGCTTTGGCGTCGTCTTGTTGGAGCTCATCACCGGCCAGAGAGTCATTGACAACGCTCGTCCAGTTAAACAGCAAAATTTGGTCGCTTGGGTGAGTCGAAattgttatggtatgatattgtccactttgaacatgagctctcgtgactttgctttggatttttccaaaatgtctcgtaccaatgaaaatgtattccttacttgtaaactcatgatcattccctaaattagccaacgtgggtctccctcccaacaacctctcctcgaacaaagtacattatagagtgtgatgtcccacgttggttggggaggagaacaaaccaccatttataagggtgtgaaccTTCGCctagtagactcgttttaaagccttgaggggaagcccgaaaggaaaagcccaaagaagataatatctgctagcggtggatctgggccgttacatagagcctccccctaggcctatggagccctcgaacagcctccccttaatcgaggctcgactctttctctagagttctcaaacaaaatacattatttgttcgatacttgagtcacttttgactacaccttcaaggctcaaaatttctttgttcgacatgtGAGAATTCTATTAACATAGCTAAGTTAAGAGcatagctctaataccatgttagaaatcacggctctccacaatgatatgatattgtccactttgagcataagctctcgtagctttactttgggttttcccaaaatgtctcatactaATGAGTCACTCcctctcaacaattctcctctcgaacaaagtacactttAGAGCCTCTCAAGGCCTATGTAAACCCTCTAATAGCCttctcttaatcgaggctcgactctttctctagagtcctcaaacaaaatacactatttgtttgacacttgagtcacatttgactacaccttcgagtctcaaaacttttgttcaacatttataatagtatgatattgtgaCTCATGCTCGGGAGAATTGCATGATACatgtatttataatattaaaatggattaaaaaaaaaagttgaattttttcCTACATTTAGGCATACCCAATATTCAAGGAACCAGCGAGATTGAAGGAGCTGGCCGATCCTCTTCTTGGGGGAGACTTCCCAGTGAGGGCTTTGAACCAAGCAGTGGCGGTAGCCGCCATGTGCCTGAACGAGGAGGCAGCGGCACGCCCGTTGATCAGCGACGTCGTGACCGCTCTCAGCTTCTTGGGC is part of the Cucurbita pepo subsp. pepo cultivar mu-cu-16 chromosome LG12, ASM280686v2, whole genome shotgun sequence genome and harbors:
- the LOC111807071 gene encoding probable serine/threonine-protein kinase PBL25 → MSCFPCFWSRGKATRRTKSDRMELSVSLHSRSLKQQQHHHHHAPPPPPPPRPTPAENPKGNQVQKEVEKEIEIGEKNNIQAQTFTFRELATATKNFRRECLIGEGGFGRVYKGKLDKTNQVIAVKQLDRNGMQGNKEFLVEVLMLSLLHHQNLVNLIGYCADGDQRLLVYEYMPLGSLEDHLLDLPADTKALDWATRLKVALGTAKGLEYLHDKANPPVIYRDLKASNILLDNDFNAKLSDFGLAKLGPVGDNSHVSSRVMGTYGYCAPEYQKTGQLTLKSDVYSFGVVLLELITGQRVIDNARPVKQQNLVAWAYPIFKEPARLKELADPLLGGDFPVRALNQAVAVAAMCLNEEAAARPLISDVVTALSFLGAEATQSSPSSYGDVPAPLNDHSPINPSKPKPKPRDYLHDDNETAEARQRAVAEAIEWGSSSRQNAAASRPQSCSSL